Proteins encoded within one genomic window of Scheffersomyces stipitis CBS 6054 chromosome 3, complete sequence:
- a CDS encoding predicted protein (go_function DNA binding; transcription factor activity~go_process regulation of transcription, DNA-dependent) has translation MNGNFNNGLQQTSATAQQYPSQPYGSYYIQQGQPQTTQSIQSTGQQTQQQQQVQGQQQAQHSQSQQPQTGASASDYYVRYQTSYGAAPPNYSMYQQSIPGQLSQPQPQHYNQMASAQTGATTASSYGSAAAAVASSSVGTTSNTQSTPIQDTINSSSNSTVSQYQPPGIRPRVTTTMWEDEKTLCYQVDANNVSVVRRADNNMINGTKLLNVAQMTRGRRDGILKSEKVRHVVKIGSMHLKGVWIPFERALAMAQREGIVDLLYPLFVRDIKRVIQSGVTPSASNAASTGAASAAAVSSKATSTPTPAVQPSLNSFYSQYGQQYGQQYSAPQVNGTAGTASAASASATTAGASTAGTSATGQQSPQQATSSTATTDSYQQQQQLQFQQQAQSQTLPQSQQQQVYGYQQPYYAASSGAPNQYYPYNPTAASYSSYGNQPVYSPFGYVNPVPPQMPHQAQQPHQQQPQPASLGQTSSLASAQTSAANGSAVASSDAASKKEEK, from the coding sequence ATGAAcggcaacttcaacaacggCTTGCAACAGACGTCGGCCACGGCCCAACAGTATCCTTCACAGCCGTACGGCTCGTACTATATCCAACAAGGCCAACCCCAAACGACGCAGTCGATACAATCCACAGGGCAGCAGAcccagcagcaacaacaagtgCAAGGTCAGCAGCAAGCACAACATCTGCAGCTGCAACAGCCGCAAACAGGCGCGTCTGCGTCTGATTATTATGTCCGCTACCAGACGTCGTACGGTGCTGCTCCACCAAACTACTCCATGTACCAGCAATCGATACCAGGCCAGTTGTCGCAGCCTCAGCCTCAGCACTACAACCAGATGGCCTCGGCACAGACCGGCGCTACCACTGCCTCGTCCTACGGGTCAGCAGCGGCTGCTGTAGCTAGTTCCAGCGTTGGAACGACGTCTAACACCCAATCTACGCCAATTCAGGACACCATCAACTCCTCCAGCAACTCCACTGTTAGCCAGTATCAGCCTCCGGGAATCAGACCCCGTGTCACCACCACAATGTGGGAAGACGAGAAGACGTTGTGTTACCAAGTAGATGCCAACAACGTCTCAGTTGTCAGAAGAGCCGACAACAACATGATAAACGGTACCAAGTTGTTAAACGTAGCCCAGATGACGCGTGGTCGTCGTGACGGGATCTTGAAGTCGGAAAAAGTTCGTCACGTCGTCAAGATCGGATCCATGCATTTGAAGGGAGTTTGGATTCCCTTCGAACGAGCATTGGCCATGGCACAACGAGAAGGTATTGTAGATTTGTTGTACCCCTTATTTGTTCGTGATATAAAGCGAGTTATACAATCAGGAGTAACTCCTAGTGCTAGCAACGCTGCTTCTACTGGTGCTGcatctgctgctgctgttaGTTCGAAGGCTACATCGACACCAACACCAGCTGTGCAACCTTCGCTCAACAGCTTCTATCTGCAATATGGTCAGCAATATGGCCAACAGTACTCTGCACCACAAGTCAACGGTACAGCAGGTACTGCCTCCGCTGCATCTGCAAGTGCCACCACTGCTGGTGCATCTACGGCAGGAACCTCTGCTACGGGCCAGCAATCGCCACAGCAAGCCACATCGTCTACCGCTACTACCGACAGCtatcaacagcagcaacagttGCAGTTTCAACAGCAGGCCCAGCTGCAAACTCTTCCCCAGctgcaacaacagcagGTTTATGGCTACCAGCAACCATACTACGCCGCCTCGTCTGGAGCCCCTAACCAATACTATCCATACAACCCTACTGCTGCTAGTTATTCCAGCTACGGGAACCAGCCGGTGTATTCGCCTTTTGGCTACGTGAATCCCGTGCCTCCCCAAATGCCTCACCAAGCTCAGCAGCCTCATCAGCAGCAGCCACAACCAGCCCTGTTAGGTCAGACTAGCTCGCTAGCACTGGCTCAAACTTCTGCAGCCAATGGTAGTgctgttgcttcttctgatgCTGCTagcaagaaggaagaaaaatag
- a CDS encoding predicted protein: IPDQVEGASVARTLVKRESLTNLNTIKKIKRKDGSVRSLPVSGMEYYADCDESGDPYLLLVDIGSSFQNILKGSDYSLTIRAGDHPSIENVDLNYPGSIAASPAGSPRVQLSGRLVQLTYTSPFDPELIKLERCFLRRHPDAQLWLPHNVVSPHSSHWFRFEVDDVYFVGGFGSSAYIGEIDADLYH; the protein is encoded by the coding sequence ATTCCGGACCAAGTCGAGGGGGCTCTGGTAGCCCGGACTTTGGTAAAGCGGGAGTCTCTTACCAATCTCAACACCataaagaaaatcaaacgTAAGGACGGTTCTGTTCGTAGCTTGCCCGTTTCTGGGATGGAGTACTATGCAGACTGTGACGAAAGTGGGGATCCTTACCTCCTCCTAGTAGACATAGGGTCGTCGTTCCAGAATATCCTCAAGGGCTCGGACTATTCCTTAACTATCAGAGCCGGTGATCATCCGCTGATCGAAAACGTAGATCTCAATTACCCCGGAAGTATCGCAGCCTCTCCTGCTGGTTCTCCACGAGTTCAATTGTCCGGAAGGCTTGTGCAGCTCACATATACGAGTCCCTTCGATCCagagttgatcaaattggAAAGATGTTTCCTTCGAAGACACCCTGATGCCCAGCTTTGGCTTCCTCACAATGTGGTTTCCCCGCATTCGTCGCACTGGTTCAGGTTTGAAGTCGATGATGTCTACTTTGTTGGAGGTTTTGGATCGCTGGCATATATCGGTGAAATCGATGCTGATTTGTACCAC
- the PHH2 gene encoding phenol 2-monooxygenase (Phenol 2-monooxygenase (Phenol hydroxylase)~go_function monooxygenase activity~go_process aromatic compound metabolism; electron transport) — protein sequence MTATNSKIKHSNTDVLIVGAGPSGLMAATWLARTGVPFRIIDKRSNDIFSGQADGLQCRSLEVFKSFSGTTFDMAGMDSAWKMGNHMIEICFWSPDENGKLVRSGRIPDTIPGISRFQQVVIHQGYIENWFEKSIKKFSGDSVEVERPFLPLNIKIDESKVDDPDEYPVEILVRNLSKDKLSKPEQYDNAVANGLYRQFEGDQEKFYDNMQSDIENDPTLDVSEYEIIHCKYLLGSDGAHSWVRKQLGIDMDGETTDFVWGVLDMVPITDFPDIRSRCAIHSKDSGSVMVIPRENDLVRLYIQLKEVPRDPRTKTEASKYTGNVDDKNAASKGRIDRSKITPELILKNAQEIMSPFKLEMTDLDWFTGYQIGQRVSPQFNKYNRVFISGDACHTHSPKAGQGMNVSMMDTYNLGFKLALVCKGLAKQDILKTYESERLQVAKDLIAFDHKLSRMFSGKPMIPQAESLEEGVDMDEFHKAFQLGNEFASGTIVDYNDSVLIDKSNVLPADEKDRTMSKYAKKIPVGRRLNTVKIIAHADGRPYHIADRLLSDGRFRVLIFSGDVKKFTKNMDTLDEFQTYLESEEHFAKKFTPPNAFDNSVIDVITVHASNRYDVELFDFPEFTRPLDFKSRRDYWRLYSGVGRTYHEGTLDAYEEYGIDKEKGAVVVVRPDGYVSLVTEFGISGLKEIDAYFDKFMIPQSKNALPVKSQGVDDKKRFVKPLLAV from the coding sequence ATGACTGCTACTAATTCTAAAATTAAACACTCGAACACCGACGTCTTGATCGTGGGTGCTGGTCCCTCCGGTCTAATGGCAGCAACCTGGTTGGCCAGAACTGGTGTACCCTTCAGGATAATCGATAAGAGATCAAATGACATTTTTTCTGGACAGGCTGATGGTTTACAATGTCGTTCGCTCGAAGTGTTCAAATCCTTTTCGGGCACAACCTTTGATATGGCTGGAATGGATTCGGCTTGGAAGATGGGTAACCATATGATTGAAATTTGTTTCTGGAGTCCAGACGAGAACGGCAAGTTGGTGAGATCAGGAAGGATTCCCGATACTATCCCAGGAATTTCTCGTTTTCAGCAGGTAGTTATTCACCAGGGCTACATTGAGAATTggtttgaaaaatcaatcaagaagttctctGGAGACTCGGTCGAGGTGGAAAGGCCATTCTTGCCTTTGAACATCAAGATCGATGAAAGTAAAGTTGACGATCCAGACGAATATCCCGTAGAAATCTTAGTCAGAAACTTGAGTAAGGATAAATTGTCTAAACCTGAACAATACGACAATGCTGTAGCTAATGGTCTCTACAGACAGTTCGAAGGTGATCAAGAGAAGTTCTATGACAACATGCAATCAGACATTGAAAACGATCCTACTTTGGATGTAAGCGAGTATGAAATTATTCACTGCAAGTACTTGCTTGGTTCAGATGGTGCCCATAGTTGGGTGAGAAAACAATTAGGAATTGACATGGATGGTGAAACCACCGATTTTGTTTGGGGTGTCTTGGATATGGTTCCAATCACTGACTTCCCTGATATCAGAAGTCGTTGTGCAATCCATTCCAAAGACTCTGGTTCAGTTATGGTTATTCCAAGAGAGAATGATTTGGTTAGATTGTATATCCagttgaaggaagttcCTAGAGACCCTAGGACAAAAACAGAAGCTTCAAAATACACTGGAAATGTCGATGACAAGAATGCCGCTTCAAAGGGAAGAATAGATCGTTCGAAGATTACTCCAGAACTAATCTTAAAAAATGCACAAGAAATCATGCTGCCATTCAAGTTAGAAATGACAGACTTGGATTGGTTCACTGGCTATCAAATTGGTCAAAGAGTCAGTCCtcaattcaacaagtaTAACAGAGTATTTATATCAGGCGATGCTTGTCATACACATTCACCAAAAGCTGGTCAAGGTATGAATGTCTCCATGATGGATACTTACAATCTTGGGTTCAAGTTGGCACTTGTATGCAAAGGTTTGGCCAAACAAGACATATTGAAGACTTACGAAAGTgaaagacttcaagttgctAAAGACTTGATTGCCTTTGACCATAAGCTTTCGAGAATGTTCAGTGGTAAACCTATGATTCCTCAAGCGGAATCTTTagaagaaggagttgaTATGGACGAGTTCCATAAAGCTTTCCAATTAGGTAATGAATTTGCTTCGGGTACCATCGTTGACTACAACGACTCGGTATTGATCGACAAATCGAACGTTCTACCTGCTGATGAAAAAGATAGAACGATGTCCAAGTATGCAAAGAAGATACCTGTaggaagaagattgaaCACAGTCAAGATTATCGCGCATGCTGACGGAAGACCTTATCATATAGCTGATCGTCTTCTTTCGGACGGCCGTTTCAGAGTATTGATATTTTCGGGTGATGTTAAGAAGTTCACAAAAAACATGGACACATTGGATGAATTCCAGACTTACcttgaatctgaagaacATTTTGCTAAGAAGTTCACACCTCCAAATGCCTTCGATAACTCTGTTATCGATGTCATTACAGTTCACGCATCTAACCGTTACGATGTAGAACTATTTGACTTCCCAGAATTTACTAGGCCACTTGATTTCAAGTCTAGACGTGACTACTGGAGACTTTATTCTGGTGTTGGCCGGACTTACCATGAAGGTACACTTGATGCCTATGAAGAGTACGGCAttgacaaagaaaaaggtGCTGTCGTAGTTGTCAGACCAGACGGCTATGTTTCTTTGGTCACTGAGTTTGGTATTTCTGGATTGAAGGAAATCGATGCCTACTTTGACAAGTTCATGATTCCTCAGTCGAAAAACGCTTTACCAGTTAAGTCACAAGGAGTTGATGACAAAAAGAGATTCGTGAAGCCATTGTTAGCTGTTTAG
- a CDS encoding predicted protein encodes NQSSTSLSRKLSRNDANSIVGGDAVVSSYAKKKHPIADSQRPTQDQERVIGNTPFSDDEIDAESVRAQSQKIFSFSLPFGGLTSFSSSLYKQITSLRLDSIHSIPLIDSLPIIGNNHDDNSSDEKQQMKLRLERQQSIGTLEDAEYFRKFKGTDDVRFRAVKHTLTSTLIPDFMQSKKDEETYESIYNDIEGNIVILGGYRGSILRDRKTGKRLWIPIKAGFNLRKINLLLGPTKEDEIRAVDCIYPDGVLKNIGPIDICKKFIKKLASNPKTNVKEFGYDWRLSGSIVSKQLEKFLSDIYEGTGKPTIVIAHSMGGLMAHGALQRNPKLFRSLIYVGVPSECLNILGPIRFGDSVIFSDKILTYETNFMMRSSFNFLPLSGRVFYNIEKNEWYDLDYFDPETWVEYNLNPLVCKERRILEESVVNSSRSTMIANSDSTFSINSIGNKLRNYRALSLTRRSKTTSLDEASNQSSEFTLPERSTSPSLFSMKSNEDNEIVRSYSFSFSDAYNYLKETLKSTKEYILSLDYREELEPEYPPLAMVYGNTVPSVRGSIVRGLDDIREGNYYEFFYGHGDGVVHQKWLMPERKGFSFYNNTTGQGDIVCKVASDCGHVNLMTDFKAMGKALYAVTQAEMFWDQKQERLRQMRKSGSN; translated from the coding sequence AATCAGAGCAGCACTTCGCTCTCGCGGAAACTTTCCCGAAACGACGCCAATTCCATTGTAGGAGGAGATGCTGTTGTTAGTAGCTatgcaaagaagaaacaccCTATAGCCGATTCGCAACGGCCAAcacaagatcaagagaGAGTGATTGGGAATACTCCTTTCAGTGACGACGAAATTGATGCTGAGAGTGTTCGGGCTCAGTCGCAGAAGATCTTTTCATTCTCGTTGCCTTTTGGCGGACTCACCTCTTTCAGTAGTTCGTTGTACAAGCAAATAACGTCCCTACGACTTGATTCGATCCATTCGATTCCACTTATAGACTCACTTCCGATAATCGGAAATAATCATGACGATAATTCCAGTGACGAGAAGCAACAGATGAAGCTACGTTTGGAACGACAGCAGTCTATAGGCACCTTGGAAGATGCTGAATATTTTCGCAAATTCAAGGGAACTGATGATGTACGGTTCAGGGCCGTTAAACATACCTTGACGTCGACTTTGATTCCGGACTTCATGCAGAGCAAGAAAGACGAGGAGACTTACGAAAGCATCTACAACGACATCGAGGGTAACATTGTAATTCTCGGAGGGTACCGGGGGTCCATCTTGCGAGACAGGAAGACTGGAAAACGGTTGTGGATTCCAATCAAGGCTGGgttcaacttgagaaaAATCAACCTCTTGTTGGGGCCAACAAAGGAGGATGAAATTAGGGCTGTAGATTGCATATACCCTGATGGagtgttgaagaatattgGTCCTATAGATATCTGCAAAAAGTTCATCAAAAAGCTTGCCAGCAATCCCAAAACCAATGTCAAGGAGTTTGGTTACGACTGGCGATTGAGTGGGTCTATAGTTTCGAAgcagttggagaagttccTTCTGGACATCTATGAAGGAACCGGTAAGCCTACAATTGTAATTGCTCATTCCATGGGTGGACTCATGGCACATGGGGCATTGCAAAGAAACCCTAAGCTATTCAGATCTCTAATATATGTTGGCGTGCCCAGCGAATGTCTCAACATCTTGGGTCCTATACGGTTTGGAGACTCAGTGATTTTCTCAGACAAGATTCTCACCTACGAAACGAACTTCATGATGCGTTCAagtttcaacttcttgccCTTAAGCGGACGAGTATTTTATAAcatagaaaagaatgaGTGGTACGACTTAGACTACTTTGATCCAGAGACCTGGGTGGAGTATAACTTGAACCCCTTGGTTtgtaaagaaagaagaattcttgaagagtcTGTTGTCAATAGTAGTAGAAGTACCATGATTGCCAATTCAGACTCCACTTTCAGTATCAACCTGATTGGTAATAAATTAAGGAACTATCGTGCCTTATCTCTAACCAGAAGATCCaagacaacttctttggaCGAGGCTTCTAACCAAAGCTCAGAATTTACCCTTCCAgaaagatcaacttctccttcgTTGTTTTCAATGAAGTCAAACGAAGACAATGAGATTGTTCGTAGCTATAGTTTTTCGTTCTCTGATGCCTACAACTATCTAAAAGAGACTTTGAAACTGACAAAAGAGTATATCCTTTCGCTTGACTATAGGGAAGAGTTGGAACCAGAATATCCACCTTTGGCTATGGTTTATGGTAATACCGTTCCATCTGTGAGAGGATCGATTGTCCGAGGCTTGGATGACATAAGGGAAGGTAACTACTACGAGTTTTTCTACGGTCATGGCGATGGAGTTGTACACCAGAAGTGGTTGATGCCTGAAAGGAAAGGTTTTAGTTTCTACAATAATACCACTGGACAGGGTGATATTGTTTGCAAGGTTGCAAGTGATTGCGGGCATGTTAACTTGATGACCGACTTCAAAGCTATGGGTAAGGCATTATATGCTGTGACACAAGCTGAAATGTTTTGGGATCAAAAGCAAGAAAGATTGAGACAAATGCGCAAGTCTGGACTGAACTAA
- the QUP1 gene encoding quinate permease (go_component integral to membrane~go_function transporter activity~go_process transport) — protein MSFSNKSTASTQPYVSQKEDSSFSSESDLSESRKRATKSNKKSMFRFRNIFQKDEDRPTPPEVYNYRVYGTALMASAAAIIIGYDGGFIGGTVALDSFKDEFGLDGSPHSKFIVSNIISVFHAGCFFGALFSYPCSYYWGRRISLIMAALLITVGSGIMLAASKSVGLGPIYAGRVLAGIAVGFSTNLTVVYISEVAPPAIRGQLTSSYEIGWRIGDLVGFWIAYAVDSHIAPTKKQWFIPFAVQMIPSGLFLIGSILMKESPRWLFQVGRYDEAIKNLVWFRNLPEDHEYIIYEVNQVKESINYQKEHVGLGIWDPFVEVFFRNRKVLQRLCITCGLFLFQNFLGIQSINYYSPIIFAGLGVKGTNATLFSTGMFGVVKFICTFIYIIFIVDTIGRRKAFMSSSALCSVCFWYIGSYLKINDPTKPGNSAGPGGKAAIGFMYIWIASFILAWSGGPFVVGSEVFDQNIRSFVQAINAAVSWVPIFIMSRFTNNMIDKMQYGIYFFFASLAILSIPFVFFFVPETKGIALEDMDKLFDSSLSAHAAHKFVLNNARLETEAKLSDRDLFKVDTNKSVGIEKIENIDDSILVPNKV, from the coding sequence ATGAGCTTCAGCAACAAATCAACTGCATCCACGCAACCTTACGTGTCTCAAAAGGAAGACTCATCATTTTCGTCAGAATCCGATCTTTCGGAGCTGCGCAAAAGAGCTACCAAGTCGAATAAGAAATCGATGTTCCGATTCAGAAAcattttccagaaagatgaagacagACCCACGCCCCCTGAGGTCTATAACTATCGTGTTTATGGCACGGCACTCATGGCATCAGCTGCTGCCATCATTATTGGCTACGACGGAGGGTTTATAGGAGGAACGGTGGCTCTAGACTCGTTCAAAGACGAGTTCGGCCTCGATGGCCTGCCCCATTCCAAATTCATTGTATCCAACATCATTTCGGTATTCCATGCTGGCTGTTTTTTCGGTGCACTTTTCTCGTATCCCTGCTCCTACTACTGGGGTAGACGTATTTCCTTGATCATGGCTGCTTTGTTAATCACTGTAGGCTCGGGCATCATGTTGGCTGCTAGTAAATCAGTAGGCTTGGGTCCCATTTACGCCGGCAGAGTTTTGGCAGGAATCGCAGTTGGATTTTCCACGAATTTGACAGTAGTGTACATCTCTGAAGTGGCTCCTCCAGCTATAAGAGGCCAACTTACGAGTAGTTACGAAATCGGCTGGAGAATCGGTGACTTGGTTGGATTCTGGATAGCCTACGCTGTCGACTCACACATCGCTCCAACTAAAAAGCAATGGTTTATTCCATTTGCAGTCCAGATGATTCCAAGTGGTTTGTTCTTAATTGGCAGTATTCTCATGAAGGAATCCCCCAGATGGCTCTTCCAAGTAGGCAGATACGACGAGGCCATAAAGAATTTGGTGTGGTTTAGAAACTTACCTGAGGACCACGAATATATTATCTATGAAGTCAACCAGGTCAAGGAGTCCATCAACTATCAGAAAGAACACGTTGGTTTAGGCATTTGGGATCCCTTTGTCGAAGtgttcttcagaaacagaaaggTATTGCAGAGATTGTGCATTACTTGTGGCTTATTTTTGTTCCAAAACTTCTTGGGTATCCAGTCCATTAACTACTACTCGCCGATTATTTTCGCTGGTCTTGGTGTCAAAGGTACTAATGCCACCTTGTTTTCTACTGGTATGTTTGGCGTGGTCAAGTTCATCTGTACATTCATCTACATCATATTTATTGTCGACACCATCGGCAGAAGAAAAGCCTTCATGAGCTCGTCTGCTTTGTGTTCAGTTTGTTTCTGGTACATTGGCTCCTACTTGAAGATTAACGATCCTACAAAACCCGGTAACCTGGCAGGACCAGGTGGTAAAGCCGCCATAGGATTTATGTATATTTGGATCGCATCGTTTATTTTGGCTTGGTCCGGTGGACcctttgttgttggtagtGAAGTTTTTGATCAAAACATCAGATCCTTCGTCCAAGCTATTAATGCTGCTGTTTCGTGGGTGCCTATTTTTATAATGTCGAGATTTACTAATAACATGATCGACAAAATGCAATATGGtatctacttcttctttgccaGTTTGGCGATCTTGTCCATTCcatttgtcttcttcttcgttccGGAAACTAAGGGTATCGCCTTGGAAGACATGGACAAGTTATTCGATTCTAGCTTAAGTGCACATGCCGCTCATAAATTTGTCTTGAATAACGCTAGACTCGAAACGGAAGCGAAGTTGAGCGACAGGGATCTTTTCAAGGTGGACACTAACAAGTCAGTGGGCATTGAAAAGATAGAAAATATTGACGACTCTATTTTGGTGCCTAACAAGGTTTAA